A genomic window from Ignavibacteria bacterium includes:
- a CDS encoding amidohydrolase — MSIKENIKKLAAKYSGEMISLRRDMHANPETAFNEHETTSLIYNKLKNVRLDKVERFPGTGLFGLLKGNYGKCAALRADIDALPITENTGLKFSSKNPGVMHACGHDAHSAMVYGAALILKELKAELNGSVKFIFQPAEEKNPGGASVLIKHGVLSSPKVDVIFGQHILPGKPAGKNGFYPGVMMASQDEIYITIIGKAGHGARPQGAIDPIVIASQVVLALQTIVSRNTDPYEPIVITIGRFQGGTINNVIPDKVELSGTVRTLNEKLRKNTLKLIERTVKGICSSAGASYKFTVSPGYPELVNSPDVTKFAETSAIEFSGKENVFKGERFMFAEDFAYYLKKCPGTFYWIGAGNTTGLHTSTLNLDEKLIPQGAAFMAYLAWKYLLTN, encoded by the coding sequence ATGAGCATTAAAGAAAATATTAAAAAGCTGGCGGCAAAGTATTCGGGAGAAATGATCTCTCTCAGAAGAGATATGCATGCAAACCCTGAAACAGCGTTCAATGAACACGAAACAACCAGCCTTATATACAATAAGCTTAAAAACGTAAGATTAGATAAAGTAGAGCGTTTCCCCGGAACAGGACTGTTTGGTTTGCTTAAGGGTAATTACGGTAAATGCGCCGCTTTGAGAGCAGATATTGACGCATTGCCAATCACTGAAAATACCGGGTTAAAGTTTTCATCAAAAAATCCCGGCGTTATGCATGCATGCGGCCACGATGCGCATTCAGCTATGGTTTACGGCGCAGCTTTGATACTAAAGGAGCTTAAAGCTGAACTTAACGGATCAGTAAAGTTTATTTTTCAGCCTGCTGAAGAAAAAAATCCCGGCGGTGCATCAGTGTTGATCAAACACGGTGTGTTGAGCTCACCTAAAGTTGATGTAATATTCGGCCAGCATATTCTGCCCGGCAAGCCGGCCGGTAAAAATGGATTTTACCCGGGCGTAATGATGGCTTCCCAGGATGAAATATACATTACAATTATTGGTAAAGCCGGTCACGGGGCAAGACCTCAAGGCGCAATCGATCCAATCGTCATTGCATCCCAGGTTGTTCTTGCTTTACAAACAATTGTTTCCAGAAATACTGACCCGTATGAGCCCATAGTTATTACCATTGGAAGGTTCCAGGGCGGCACTATTAATAATGTTATACCTGATAAAGTTGAACTCTCCGGCACTGTCAGAACCCTGAATGAAAAGCTTAGAAAAAATACGCTGAAGCTGATAGAACGCACTGTTAAAGGAATATGTTCTTCCGCCGGCGCTTCATATAAATTCACAGTTTCACCCGGGTACCCTGAGCTTGTTAACTCACCTGATGTTACAAAGTTTGCTGAGACTTCCGCAATTGAATTCAGCGGGAAAGAAAATGTTTTTAAAGGTGAAAGATTCATGTTCGCCGAAGATTTTGCGTACTATTTAAAAAAATGCCCCGGAACCTTTTACTGGATCGGGGCTGGAAACACAACCGGTCTACACACTTCTACATTAAACCTTGATGAAAAACTGATCCCGCAGGGAGCCGCTTTTATGGCATATCTTGCATGGAAATACCTCTTAACTAACTGA
- a CDS encoding vanadium-dependent haloperoxidase: protein MKRLFGYIVFLLLITVLVNGCSENSTSVNIVTEPISPLASSYDAKYATDWMWLSGKIIADESRDNPPQAGRIYSYLSIGLYECIVQGMPMYRSLSGQLKEMPQMPLAYPAYEYDWPSVLTGAMPILFRGLYRVLHNTSHNMINNMASNQRLIKYSEKDSSVINRSIILGEAIAVKILEWANNDGFYRINGAPYNPPSIFENPANWEPINPGDTAVEPYWGTLRTFAVQSASSNYLAPSYSFDTTAGSPFYIDQLEIKQIRENITPEQREIALFWRDKQLTLQPPGHWVSIVYQMISKHGYKLDKAAEAFGYLGIGIGDAFISCWYAKYFDNYLRPQSFIRRYMQPGWTPLLPTPPFPDYPSGHSTSSGTCSYLLTKVFGELPFTDTTHLRIGMPPRSFNNFKEAAVECSNSRIYGGIHYRNACENGVLMGENIGADIYSRVKLRKNQ, encoded by the coding sequence ATGAAAAGATTATTCGGTTATATAGTATTTTTATTACTTATTACTGTACTGGTGAACGGCTGCAGTGAAAACAGTACATCAGTAAATATTGTAACGGAACCAATTTCACCTTTAGCATCATCATATGATGCAAAGTATGCAACTGATTGGATGTGGCTTTCAGGAAAAATTATTGCTGATGAAAGCCGTGATAATCCACCTCAAGCAGGCAGAATTTATTCTTATTTGAGTATTGGATTATATGAATGTATTGTGCAGGGAATGCCAATGTACCGCTCATTGAGCGGTCAATTAAAAGAAATGCCGCAAATGCCATTGGCATATCCGGCTTATGAGTATGATTGGCCTTCAGTACTTACAGGTGCCATGCCCATATTATTCCGTGGTTTATACAGAGTGCTGCATAATACATCTCATAATATGATAAATAATATGGCGAGTAATCAAAGGCTTATAAAATATTCTGAAAAAGACTCTTCAGTGATTAACCGGTCCATTATACTAGGCGAAGCAATTGCCGTTAAGATTCTAGAATGGGCTAACAATGATGGGTTTTACAGAATAAACGGAGCCCCCTACAATCCGCCTTCAATTTTCGAAAATCCTGCTAATTGGGAACCAATTAATCCCGGAGATACAGCAGTAGAGCCATATTGGGGAACATTAAGGACTTTTGCTGTACAAAGTGCATCTTCAAATTACTTAGCACCTTCATATAGCTTTGATACTACAGCAGGTTCGCCTTTTTACATTGATCAGCTTGAAATTAAACAGATAAGAGAAAATATTACTCCCGAACAAAGAGAAATTGCATTATTCTGGAGAGATAAACAATTAACATTACAGCCTCCGGGGCACTGGGTATCAATCGTATATCAAATGATATCTAAACATGGGTACAAATTGGATAAAGCTGCAGAAGCATTCGGTTATTTAGGTATTGGAATTGGAGATGCGTTCATTTCATGCTGGTATGCTAAATATTTTGATAACTATTTGAGACCACAATCTTTTATAAGAAGGTATATGCAGCCGGGCTGGACACCATTATTACCAACACCACCATTTCCGGACTATCCTTCAGGTCACTCAACAAGCTCAGGAACTTGTTCTTACCTTTTAACAAAAGTATTTGGTGAATTACCGTTTACTGATACTACTCATTTACGAATTGGAATGCCACCGCGCTCTTTTAATAATTTTAAAGAAGCAGCTGTGGAATGTTCTAATTCAAGAATTTACGGTGGAATCCATTACAGGAATGCCTGTGAAAATGGGGTATTAATGGGAGAAAATATCGGGGCTGATATTTACAGCCGAGTTAAATTGAGAAAAAATCAGTAA
- a CDS encoding T9SS type A sorting domain-containing protein — protein MKVLITSIVFILFVSYIPAQNQDYDENYTSGSFYVPEPTPYNLSGNWSTLPNSPNALSRSCCAYVEIAGVPYLYQFGGGNSSNDMRRVARLNLSTNSWQNNYSTMPHQISSGTAVTVSGGSYIYVFGGNSSSGLGKTLKYDVINNSWQTMADMPTKITDALVLKHSESYIFVIGGGDGYFGTNSLKTNKVQIYNVASNSYTNSNDLPLPNAMLGGGIYRDTIITVGGYTTGGVALANCYKGVINPTTMGITWTQIANYPAGPITRMASYIGVKSTGVGVMCTGGAIGGSVPTSQTHFYNFCTQSWQPGLPDNSQARSNYKACGKGYDQIYMVGGYTTNQNSNKAESFYFTFIEGPCMNMVGINNSGSLIPEKFELKQNYPNPFNPETKIGFSLPNASTVKITVTDISGKTVNEPVNGFYPSGNHTITFSGSELASGIYFYTINAGSFTQTRKMLLIK, from the coding sequence ATGAAAGTATTAATTACATCAATAGTATTTATTTTGTTTGTCTCATATATACCTGCACAAAACCAGGATTATGATGAGAACTATACTTCAGGTTCGTTTTATGTACCTGAACCCACCCCATACAATTTATCGGGAAACTGGTCAACATTGCCAAATTCACCGAATGCACTTTCAAGGAGCTGCTGCGCATATGTAGAAATAGCAGGAGTTCCGTATTTATATCAGTTTGGCGGCGGCAACAGCTCAAACGATATGAGAAGGGTTGCAAGGTTAAATCTATCAACAAACTCATGGCAGAATAATTATTCCACAATGCCGCACCAGATATCTTCTGGAACAGCAGTAACTGTAAGCGGCGGATCATACATTTATGTGTTTGGAGGCAATTCATCAAGCGGTTTGGGTAAAACTCTTAAGTATGATGTTATTAACAATTCATGGCAAACAATGGCAGATATGCCAACAAAGATCACCGATGCGCTTGTATTAAAACACAGCGAAAGCTATATTTTTGTGATTGGCGGCGGTGATGGTTATTTTGGAACAAATTCGTTAAAGACAAATAAAGTCCAGATATATAATGTAGCATCCAATTCCTACACTAACAGCAATGACCTTCCGTTACCAAATGCAATGCTGGGCGGCGGAATTTACAGGGATACAATAATTACAGTTGGCGGATATACCACAGGGGGTGTTGCGCTGGCTAACTGTTATAAAGGTGTTATAAACCCAACAACTATGGGAATTACCTGGACTCAAATTGCAAACTACCCTGCCGGTCCGATAACAAGAATGGCATCGTATATAGGTGTTAAATCAACCGGAGTTGGCGTAATGTGCACAGGCGGCGCTATTGGCGGTTCAGTTCCTACATCACAGACACATTTTTATAATTTTTGTACACAATCATGGCAGCCGGGTTTACCGGATAATTCCCAGGCAAGATCCAATTACAAAGCCTGCGGAAAAGGTTATGACCAGATATACATGGTTGGCGGATATACAACAAACCAGAATTCCAATAAAGCTGAATCATTTTATTTTACTTTTATTGAAGGTCCGTGTATGAATATGGTTGGAATTAATAACAGCGGTTCGTTGATACCGGAAAAATTTGAGCTTAAACAGAATTATCCTAACCCGTTTAATCCTGAAACAAAGATCGGGTTTTCTCTGCCAAATGCTTCAACGGTAAAAATAACTGTGACTGATATCAGCGGAAAAACCGTTAATGAACCGGTGAACGGATTTTATCCAAGCGGAAATCATACAATAACATTTTCAGGCAGTGAGCTGGCAAGCGGAATTTATTTTTACACAATAAACGCCGGAAGTTTTACACAAACCAGGAAAATGCTGCTGATTAAGTAA
- a CDS encoding SIS domain-containing protein, whose protein sequence is MTFNEYQKLVTDTMNSVDQKEISDFIDVLVNAYSNDRFVFVIGNGGSSANASHLAQDLAKGTKIHPEHEIRLKALSLTDNTPFLTAQANDEGYDTIFVQQLITYAKPGDLVIAISGSGNSPNIIKAIEWANKNGMTTIGVTGYDGGKLYNIVNHRLHVPLNEMCTAESIHSIVFHYVILELREKFKNLN, encoded by the coding sequence ATGACTTTTAATGAATATCAGAAACTGGTCACAGATACCATGAATTCTGTTGATCAAAAAGAAATATCAGATTTTATTGATGTCCTTGTGAATGCATATTCCAATGACAGGTTCGTATTTGTAATTGGCAATGGCGGAAGCTCTGCTAACGCTTCGCATTTGGCGCAGGATCTTGCCAAAGGAACCAAAATTCATCCTGAACACGAGATCAGGCTCAAAGCTCTCAGCTTAACCGATAACACTCCTTTTCTGACAGCACAGGCTAATGATGAAGGTTATGATACTATCTTTGTGCAGCAGCTTATTACCTATGCTAAGCCCGGTGACCTGGTTATAGCGATCAGCGGCTCGGGAAACAGCCCCAATATTATAAAAGCAATTGAATGGGCAAACAAGAACGGAATGACAACCATTGGCGTTACCGGTTATGACGGGGGAAAACTGTATAATATTGTTAACCACAGGCTCCACGTTCCATTGAACGAAATGTGTACTGCTGAGAGCATACATTCAATTGTGTTTCATTACGTAATTTTAGAATTACGGGAAAAATTCAAAAATCTGAATTAA
- a CDS encoding SDR family NAD(P)-dependent oxidoreductase → MEKVLVTGGAGFIGSHTVDRLLKIGYEVRILDNLQKPVHLKGKPSYIPAEAEFILGDVRDRETVENAMNGIDYIFHLAAYQDYLPDFSTFFHVNSVSTALIYEIAVAKNLPIKKIIVASSQFVNGEGIYRDLKGNYVYPKRRSNDQLEKGKWDFTDESGNPLEYVWTPETYACPPNQYAISKYSQELMALNFGERYNIPSVAMRYSIVQGSRQSFYNMYSGACRIFSLSYYFDKAPTVYEDGMMMRDFVNVHDVVDANILVMQDERANYNAYNVGGGKAYTVKEFSEIVAKEFVKEHLKANISGEYRFGDTRNACSNITKLKSLGWSPLRTAEDSVKEYISYLKAQTDIQDILDYAEKTMKNLNVVRKSSN, encoded by the coding sequence ATGGAAAAAGTTTTAGTTACAGGTGGCGCAGGATTTATTGGGTCCCATACAGTTGATAGACTTTTAAAGATAGGTTATGAGGTCAGGATTCTCGATAATCTGCAAAAACCGGTTCATTTAAAGGGTAAACCATCTTACATACCCGCAGAAGCGGAATTTATTCTTGGGGATGTTAGGGACCGGGAAACAGTTGAAAATGCAATGAACGGTATAGACTATATCTTTCATCTTGCTGCTTACCAGGATTACCTTCCTGATTTTTCGACATTTTTTCATGTAAATTCTGTCAGTACTGCTCTTATTTATGAAATCGCTGTAGCTAAAAACCTGCCTATAAAAAAAATTATTGTTGCGTCATCACAATTTGTTAACGGTGAAGGCATTTATAGGGATTTAAAAGGTAATTATGTTTACCCGAAACGCAGGTCAAACGATCAGCTGGAAAAAGGCAAATGGGATTTTACAGATGAGAGCGGAAATCCTCTTGAGTATGTTTGGACACCTGAAACCTATGCATGTCCGCCCAATCAATATGCCATATCAAAATATTCCCAGGAGTTAATGGCGCTGAACTTCGGTGAAAGATATAATATCCCAAGCGTCGCTATGAGATACTCTATCGTTCAGGGTTCAAGGCAATCATTTTACAATATGTACAGCGGAGCATGCAGGATATTTTCATTGAGTTATTATTTTGATAAAGCGCCCACTGTTTATGAAGATGGTATGATGATGCGTGATTTTGTAAACGTACACGATGTAGTTGATGCAAATATCCTTGTTATGCAGGATGAAAGAGCAAACTATAATGCTTATAATGTCGGCGGCGGTAAGGCTTACACTGTAAAGGAATTTTCTGAAATTGTCGCTAAGGAATTCGTAAAAGAACACCTTAAAGCAAATATTTCAGGTGAATATCGTTTCGGTGATACAAGAAATGCATGCTCTAATATTACCAAGCTTAAATCACTTGGCTGGTCACCTCTTCGCACGGCTGAAGACAGCGTAAAAGAATATATCAGCTATCTTAAAGCCCAGACAGATATTCAGGATATCCTTGATTATGCTGAAAAAACCATGAAAAACCTCAATGTGGTCAGAAAATCCAGTAATTAA
- a CDS encoding GHMP kinase gives MIISQTPLRISLSGGGTDLANYYNNNEGFVVSTAIDKYIYVIVKERFDELIYVDYSAKEIVSNISQIKHELVREAAVLTGMTKGFEVMMFADIPSEGSGLGSSSSLTVGLLHAFYQYLGKLVTAEQLAREACKIEIDILKRPIGKQDQYIAAYGGLKSFKFCKDDSVEVTPIDLISEAKRKLGSNLLLFFTDTTRKAASILEEQSKSIQSKIEFHNRIKELAYDTLDGLNNLDINRVGENLKINWEMKKNLASNVSNKDIDKMHSLAMEGGALGAKISGAGGGGFLLVYCERDKQDTLRRSLKQYRELPFFLEKYGSKIIFDQTRYDIK, from the coding sequence TTGATAATATCTCAAACGCCACTCAGAATAAGCCTTTCAGGAGGCGGAACTGATCTTGCAAACTATTACAACAATAATGAAGGTTTTGTTGTAAGTACAGCAATTGATAAATACATTTATGTAATAGTAAAAGAAAGGTTCGATGAATTAATATATGTAGATTATTCTGCCAAAGAAATTGTCAGCAATATATCCCAAATAAAACATGAGCTTGTAAGAGAAGCTGCTGTTCTTACCGGGATGACAAAAGGATTCGAGGTAATGATGTTTGCTGATATTCCTTCAGAAGGCTCCGGACTAGGTTCTTCTAGCAGCCTCACAGTCGGTTTACTTCACGCATTTTATCAGTACCTGGGTAAACTGGTTACCGCTGAGCAGCTTGCCCGGGAAGCATGTAAAATTGAAATCGATATCCTTAAACGCCCTATTGGCAAACAAGACCAGTATATTGCTGCTTACGGAGGCTTAAAATCCTTTAAGTTTTGCAAAGATGATTCCGTTGAGGTTACTCCTATTGACCTGATAAGCGAAGCGAAAAGAAAGCTTGGTTCTAACCTTCTGTTGTTCTTTACCGATACAACACGTAAAGCTGCATCGATACTTGAAGAACAAAGTAAAAGTATACAAAGTAAGATTGAATTTCATAACCGGATTAAAGAGCTTGCTTATGATACACTTGACGGACTTAACAATCTTGATATTAACAGGGTTGGAGAAAACCTTAAGATCAACTGGGAAATGAAAAAAAATCTTGCTTCTAATGTTTCCAATAAGGATATTGACAAAATGCACAGCCTCGCCATGGAAGGCGGAGCTTTGGGAGCGAAAATATCGGGTGCCGGAGGCGGAGGATTTCTGCTGGTTTACTGCGAAAGAGATAAGCAGGATACCTTAAGGCGAAGCCTGAAGCAGTACAGAGAGCTGCCGTTCTTTTTGGAAAAGTACGGAAGTAAAATTATTTTTGATCAAACAAGATACGATATTAAATAA
- a CDS encoding T9SS type A sorting domain-containing protein, giving the protein MKKYISLFLLLSTVSILSQRQPNQWCGNFPVMPGTGTIWGHASVVLGDTIYVAGGSSSGAPTTNFYKYSISSNVWTVGAGTPVAKSGGDLVACRNKIYYIGGGNTAIATGTSETFVYDPATGIWSALADIPTPVTGNVAECYRDSLIYSMMGGWNTYETLIQVYNVNTNTWSQATQITSGNGRRSFAGGILGNKLFVCAGFSGSFRNDFWVGTINPSNPLQITWQQRTNIAVATSRPGGTAILGKFYVVMGEINGGSGNDSVAVWDTTTSAWTYRDGKPNRTNNLSGSISASITYCQGVPGVKIWCAGGSIQGQVSRPLDVFADTCLLYCTGPLTGIGNSNIPVEYSLRQNYPNPFNPQTTISFDILKSGNVKLTVTDMLGKELQILKNEYFTSGRHEVVFDGSNMASGVYFYKIETGEFSDSKKMVLIK; this is encoded by the coding sequence ATGAAAAAATATATTTCTCTTTTTCTTCTATTATCCACAGTTTCAATCCTTTCTCAAAGACAGCCAAATCAGTGGTGCGGGAATTTTCCGGTAATGCCCGGAACGGGTACTATCTGGGGCCACGCCTCGGTTGTATTAGGCGATACAATTTATGTAGCGGGCGGCTCATCATCAGGAGCGCCAACAACAAATTTTTATAAATATTCAATCAGCTCAAATGTTTGGACAGTTGGAGCAGGAACGCCGGTTGCAAAATCAGGAGGTGATCTTGTTGCCTGCAGAAACAAAATATACTATATAGGTGGCGGTAATACGGCAATTGCCACAGGAACATCAGAAACTTTTGTCTACGATCCGGCAACAGGAATTTGGTCAGCACTTGCTGATATTCCCACACCGGTCACAGGTAATGTAGCTGAGTGTTACAGGGATAGTTTAATATACAGCATGATGGGTGGATGGAATACCTATGAAACACTTATACAGGTCTATAATGTAAATACAAATACCTGGTCACAGGCAACACAGATTACTTCAGGCAACGGCAGGCGCAGCTTTGCAGGCGGAATTTTAGGCAATAAGCTGTTTGTTTGCGCCGGTTTTTCAGGTTCATTCAGGAATGATTTCTGGGTGGGAACGATCAATCCTTCCAACCCGCTTCAGATAACCTGGCAGCAAAGAACAAACATAGCTGTTGCTACAAGCAGGCCCGGCGGTACAGCCATTTTAGGAAAATTTTATGTTGTTATGGGAGAAATTAACGGAGGTTCAGGCAATGATTCAGTTGCTGTTTGGGATACAACAACATCAGCATGGACTTACAGAGACGGCAAACCAAACAGGACAAATAATTTAAGCGGGTCTATTTCTGCAAGTATTACATATTGCCAGGGAGTGCCCGGCGTTAAGATATGGTGCGCAGGAGGTTCGATCCAGGGACAGGTTTCAAGACCCCTTGATGTTTTCGCAGATACATGCCTGCTTTACTGTACGGGTCCTTTAACAGGCATTGGCAATTCAAACATACCGGTAGAGTACAGCCTGAGGCAGAATTATCCTAATCCGTTCAACCCTCAAACAACTATTTCTTTTGATATCCTTAAAAGCGGGAATGTTAAGTTAACCGTAACTGATATGTTAGGTAAAGAGCTTCAGATATTGAAAAACGAATACTTTACATCAGGCAGGCATGAAGTAGTTTTTGACGGCAGTAACATGGCAAGCGGGGTATATTTCTATAAGATTGAAACTGGGGAATTTTCAGACTCAAAAAAAATGGTCCTAATTAAGTAA
- a CDS encoding N-acetyltransferase, with protein MEKKYFSHPNAIVESEEIGEKTRIWAFAHVLKNVKIGENCNLCDYVFVESGVKIGNRVTIKNGISLWEGLEIEDDVFLGPNAAFTNDMFPRSKRHTGGYLNTLLKQGASIGANATVLCGITLGRYCLVGAGSVVTKSVPDFALVTGNPAKFRYWIAKTGEKLIFDSSNIASDSDGNKYSFTPDENIGFVKEI; from the coding sequence ATGGAAAAAAAATATTTTTCTCATCCAAACGCTATTGTTGAATCCGAAGAAATTGGTGAGAAAACCAGGATATGGGCTTTTGCACATGTACTTAAAAATGTAAAAATTGGGGAAAATTGTAATTTGTGCGATTATGTTTTTGTTGAAAGCGGGGTAAAGATCGGCAACAGGGTTACAATTAAGAACGGAATATCATTGTGGGAAGGGCTTGAAATTGAAGATGATGTTTTTCTTGGCCCCAATGCAGCATTTACAAATGATATGTTCCCCAGAAGCAAGAGACACACAGGCGGGTATCTCAATACACTTTTAAAACAGGGGGCTAGTATAGGTGCTAATGCCACGGTTTTATGTGGCATTACTTTAGGTAGATACTGTCTTGTCGGAGCTGGTTCCGTTGTTACCAAATCTGTTCCTGATTTTGCTTTAGTAACCGGTAACCCTGCAAAATTCAGATACTGGATAGCAAAAACAGGCGAAAAGCTTATTTTTGACAGCAGTAATATTGCATCAGATTCAGATGGCAATAAGTATAGTTTTACTCCGGATGAAAATATAGGCTTTGTAAAGGAAATATAA
- a CDS encoding VCBS repeat-containing protein — protein MKVIYLLFLFLILFFNSVIQAQTYTNAGPQLGLGHMYQSGFNGGGISFVDYDLDSYDDIFSTSSSGQTIVAYRNNIVNFTDVTNSFGFTEASESKATLVCDYDNDGDRDILCIHFTGILKFYKNNNGTYQDFTSSAGITSDSLHATTAIWFDYDRDGFLDLYIGVYTGFGNNIPKPNKLYRNNGNGTFQDVSAAANMENSGNKVLAMIAIDYNNDNWPDVYIASDRRYGNTLLKNNGNGTFSNVSQQSGTFLELDAMGLSITDFDNNGYFDIYVSNGEEGNAFLKNNGNGTFTEVAGTYNMSVNRICWGNNFFDYDNDGDDDLYIAVSGGPIDRYNVLFRNNGNSTFTQLTNIGLVNDNFQSYGSAAGDVNNDGYIDMVSMNTGDPVSLMKSSGGSNKWVKIKLQGTYSNREGIGALMEVYRGINKYKRYVTCGQSYCSQNSMVQTMGAGNSSVIDSIRVLWPSGIMQTVHNIPVNNVTTITEAGVIGINGNNTILPAEFSLSQNYPNPFNPSTIIEYSVTKSTNVSIKLYNILGIEVKELVNEYKTAGNYRYDINEKVTSGLSSGIYYYKMRAGEFSDTKKMILIK, from the coding sequence ATGAAAGTAATTTATTTACTTTTTCTTTTTTTAATACTTTTTTTTAATTCTGTTATACAGGCACAAACTTATACAAATGCCGGACCACAGCTGGGTCTTGGACACATGTACCAAAGCGGATTTAACGGCGGCGGTATAAGCTTTGTTGATTACGATCTGGACTCATACGACGATATATTTTCAACCAGCAGTTCAGGACAAACAATTGTTGCCTACAGAAATAACATTGTAAATTTTACAGATGTAACAAATTCATTTGGCTTCACAGAGGCTTCTGAATCAAAGGCAACACTTGTATGTGACTATGATAATGATGGTGACAGGGATATTTTATGCATTCACTTTACGGGTATTCTGAAGTTTTATAAAAACAACAACGGCACTTACCAGGATTTCACATCATCTGCGGGAATTACTTCTGACTCGCTGCACGCAACTACAGCAATCTGGTTCGACTACGACCGTGACGGATTCCTTGATCTTTATATAGGCGTTTATACCGGTTTTGGCAATAACATCCCAAAGCCCAATAAACTTTACAGAAATAACGGCAACGGAACATTCCAGGATGTAAGCGCTGCTGCTAATATGGAAAATTCAGGCAATAAGGTTCTTGCAATGATAGCCATTGATTATAATAATGATAACTGGCCTGATGTTTATATTGCCTCAGACAGAAGATACGGCAATACTCTGCTTAAGAATAACGGCAACGGTACATTCAGCAATGTAAGCCAGCAGAGCGGAACTTTTCTTGAGCTGGATGCGATGGGACTTTCCATTACTGATTTTGATAATAACGGCTATTTTGATATTTATGTATCAAATGGTGAAGAAGGTAATGCATTCCTTAAGAACAACGGTAACGGTACTTTTACAGAAGTAGCCGGTACTTATAATATGAGCGTTAACAGGATCTGCTGGGGGAATAATTTTTTTGATTACGATAATGACGGTGATGACGATCTTTATATAGCCGTATCAGGCGGGCCAATTGACAGGTATAATGTATTATTCCGGAACAACGGGAACAGTACATTTACACAGCTAACCAACATTGGCCTGGTTAATGATAATTTCCAGAGTTACGGAAGCGCTGCAGGAGATGTAAATAATGACGGTTATATTGATATGGTATCAATGAATACCGGGGATCCTGTTAGCCTGATGAAAAGCAGCGGAGGCAGTAATAAATGGGTTAAAATAAAGCTGCAGGGCACATACAGCAACAGGGAAGGTATTGGTGCGCTGATGGAAGTTTACAGAGGTATTAATAAATACAAAAGATACGTAACATGCGGCCAGAGTTACTGTTCGCAGAATTCGATGGTGCAGACTATGGGTGCAGGTAATTCATCGGTCATAGATTCTATAAGAGTACTTTGGCCAAGCGGTATTATGCAGACTGTACATAATATTCCTGTAAATAATGTTACTACAATTACCGAAGCAGGTGTTATCGGGATAAACGGGAACAATACTATACTGCCTGCAGAATTCAGCTTATCACAGAACTATCCAAATCCATTTAATCCTTCGACAATTATTGAATATTCTGTCACTAAAAGCACCAATGTAAGCATCAAGCTTTATAATATACTCGGTATTGAAGTGAAGGAGCTTGTAAATGAATACAAAACAGCAGGAAACTACAGATATGATATAAATGAAAAGGTTACCTCCGGATTATCATCAGGAATATATTATTATAAAATGAGAGCCGGTGAATTTTCAGACACTAAAAAAATGATATTAATAAAATAA